In Bombus pascuorum chromosome 13, iyBomPasc1.1, whole genome shotgun sequence, a single genomic region encodes these proteins:
- the LOC132913120 gene encoding protein MON2 homolog isoform X1, whose amino-acid sequence MASSAIGTNSENTSKFLESLQTDLKVLASETKKKYPQIKESCEEGIAKIRTASNTSGAPIYYIVNQILYPLVQGCESKDVKIIKFCLTMMQKLITQQAIDQKGARYITDTLWMLMESGTEEVKVLQTVTLLLTSNTVVHGETLARNLVLCFRLHFTKDSTTINTAGATVRQLVSLVFERVVAEDEQSPDQEDSDEINLEELKIPTNQAPKSLGPCAADAYLMFQDLVQLVNADQPYWLIGITEMTRTFGLELLESVLTNFSSVFFKHPEFSFLLKERVCALVIKLFSPNIKYRNSVPASLQQATPLDKPYFPISMRLLRVVSILIQKYHSLLVTECEIFLSLIVKFLDPDKPTWQRALALEVLHKMTVQSDLLTNFCECYDLKPHATNIFQDIVNSLGAYVHSLFVNPQMMNQTNITTSTTIPQSTASPLFTGMPIGPGVSPQPGFYSRGIWLPVVATFTSGQAKSTYLDMLDKVEPPQIPIGYGISVAYACLLDIIRSIALAINGTNEVVTGNQLYKPNEFERKLHTQLINSSWCGLLAALSPLIDASTDESATENVLKAIQTFASLCGQLELQTPRDAFITAICKASLPPHYALTVLYNAPQGIPSARQQESTQYNVTIGEPDYRQQVVAVGTPLPTASLPVGAHQGPVMLTAKNLQCMRALLSLAHCHGSILGGAWHLVLTTLQHLVWILGLKPSTGGSLKAGRTAADPNAVLTNAVMADLPVLSAMLSRLFESSQHLDDVALHHLIDALCKLSHEAMELAYSNREPSLFAVAKLLETGLVNLPRVEVLWRPLTNHLLEVCQHPHIRMREWGVEAITYLVKMALQHKYPQPLRDNQKLQTLLLGPLSELSSVRHGDVRQRQLECVLQVLHGAGETLYHGWPLVLGIIGAVSDHHGEALVRIAFQCLQLVVTDFLPVMPWRCLPLCVDTAAKFGSQTQELNISLTAVGLMWNISDYFYQNQEKLCVSLKGDSSSVFPDFPGTTNMPPFDKLWMCLYARLGDLCVDPRPAVRKSASQTLFSTISAHGSLLHQPTWQAVLWQVLFPLLDKVRSLSNSASSEKVDTSGNILIHHSRNTAQKQWAETQVLTLSGVGRVFNTKRQLLQMLGDFPRAWSLLLEFIENSALSKNNEVSLAALKSFQEILYLQKGSDNNEVIQSNDSEALWIVAWRVWLNIGMESTTPPQEGETEPYVPSQAFLTALVHIFPAVFQHIRNKFTGPDLQKLCIVLKNAVAVPVHGESTPYILPTMPDVVLTHLQDGVLHSMELLQKEALNGPDNLRTMIVLIFLQLLSFSKLACEAPTYGKIPTKHISQIRGVSADWVTMNYVPFGEKALSMVVTLYQKTAPEMAVIDGQVLKHIIEALHVPLSMKYACPSPTTWKLAVTSLLAVLHTGLPLARKYPEQFQNMWPELANTLDDFLFPKSILNIERGVEEIQADEAVDCQVMELLRDEVLPHSQYIPHQFILRVVMLLNKGSIHSATTTNIENSGETKLREEFAKTCFETLLQFSLLDGLNNESDHDTTKSPENDEGGVAGRLAVTALLHRFQEVLRRYIENERRSGKCPLPRYRLSEISFVLKAVATLVVSLKKAPPNKVERSVWEQLIGLYPCLVECTIATASGQVSRSLREALLQYHDLLRPPLHSSATSNGV is encoded by the exons ATGGCGAGTTCAGCTATCGGAACTAATTCAGAAAATACTTCAAAATTTTTGGAATCGTTACAAACTGACTTGAAAGTCCTCGCCTCtgagacgaagaagaaatatccacaAATCAAGGaa TCATGCGAAGAAGGAATTGCAAAAATAAGGACAGCTTCGAATACTTCGGGTGCTccaatttattatattgttaatcAAATCTTATATCCTTTGGTTCAAGGTTGTGAGagtaaagatgtaaaaattataaag tTTTGTTTAACTATgatgcaaaaattaattacacaaCAAGCTATTGATCAAAAGGGTGCTCGTTATATCACAGATACGTTATGGATGTTAATGGAATCTGGAACAGAAGAAGTTAAAGTTTTACAAACTGTAACTCTTTTACTAACTAGCAACACTGTGGTTCATGGAGAAACACTTGCAaga AATTTAGTTCTATGTTTTCGcttacattttacaaaagatTCTACAACAATTAACACAGCAGGTGCCACAGTAAGACAGTTAGTGTCATTAGTATTTGAGCGTGTAGTTGCAGAAGATGAACAAAGTCCTGATCAAGAAGATtcagatgaaataaatttggaggaattaaaaattcctacTAATCAGGCACCTAAAAGTTTAGGACCATGTGCTGCTGATGcatatttaatgtttcaa GACTTAGTACAATTAGTAAATGCAGATCAACCTTACTGGCTAATTGGGATTACAGAAATGACACGTACCTTTGGACTAGAATTGCTAGAATCTgttctaacaaatttttcatcagTATTTTTTAAG CATCCAGAATTTAGCTTTCTACTAAAGGAAAGAGTGTGTGCccttgtaattaaattattttccccTAATATCAAATATCGCAATTCGGTACCAGCATCACTACAACAAGCTACACCTTTAGATAAACCTTATTTTCCTATTAGCATGCGACTCCTTCGAgttgtttctattttgatacaaaaatatcattcTCTTTTG GTGACAGAATGTGAGATATTTTTATCCctaattgttaaatttttggATCCTGATAAACCAACATGGCAAAGAGCCTTAGCTTTAGAAGTTTTACATAAAATGACAGTACAATCTGATCTTCTTACAAATTTCTGTGAATGTTATGACTTAAAACCTCATGCAACCaacatttttcaagatattgTCAATAGCTTAGGTGCCTATGTACATAGTCTTTTTGTTAATCCTCAAATGATGAACCAAACCAATATAA CGACAAGTACAACGATTCCACAAAGTACGGCTTCTCCGTTATTTACGGGAATGCCTATAGGTCCTGGTGTTTCACCTCAACCTGGTTTTTATTCACGCGGCATTTGGTTGCCGGTAGTTGCGACATTTACAAGTGGTCAAGCTAAATCaacata tCTGGACATGCTTGATAAAGTTGAACCGCCACAGATTCCTATCGGCTATGGAATAAGTGTAGCGTATGCATGCTTATTAGACATTATACGATCCATAGCTCTCGCAATCAATGGTACTAATGAAGTTGTAACTGGAAATCAATTGTACAAACCTAATGAATTTGAACGAAAACTTCATACTCAGCTCATTAATTCTAGTTGGTGTGGCTTGTTAGCAGCATTAAGTCCTCTTATAGATGCAAG CACTGATGAATCTGCAACAGAAAATGTGTTAAAAGCAATTCAAACTTTTGCATCGCTGTGTGGACAATTAGAATTGCAGACTCCGCGTGACGCTTTCATTACTGCAATATGTAAAGCATCATTGCCTCCTCATTACGCTTTGACTGTGTTGTACAATGCTCCTCAAGGTATACCGAGTGCAAGGCAACAAGAATCCACTCAGTACAATGTGACTATTGGTGAACCAGATTATAGACAACAGGTTGTAGCTGTTGGTACTCCTCTACCCACTGCATCTCTACCAGTTG GTGCACATCAAGGTCCAGTTATGTTAACGGCaaaaaatttacaatgtaTGCGTGCATTATTATCACTTGCACATTGCCATGGAAGCATACTTGGTGGTGCATGGCATTTGGTACTTACGACACTACAACATCTTGTCTGGATACTTGGTTTGAAGCCTTCTACCGGAGGATCCTTAAAGGCGGGAAGAACCGCTGCCGATCCAAATGCAGTACTTACAAATGCAGTTATGGCAGATTTGCCTGTACTTAGCGCCATGCTTAGCAGGCTATTCGAAAGTAGTCAACACCTTGATGATGTAGCTTTACATCACTTGATAGACGCACTTTGCAAGTTGAGCCACGAAGCTATGGAATTAGCTTACTCTAATAGA GAACCCTCCCTATTTGCTGTGGCTAAACTTTTAGAAACTGGTTTGGTAAACTTACCACGGGTAGAAGTTTTATGGAGACCATTAACAAATCACTTGCTGGAAGTTTGTCAACATCCGCATATTCGTATGAGAGAATGGGGAGTCGAAGCTATTACATATCTCGTAAAAATGGCACTTCAACACAAATATCCACAACCTTTGCGCGATAATCAA AAATTGCAGACTTTACTTTTAGGACCATTATCAGAATTATCATCAGTTCGCCATGGAGATGTAAGACAACGACAGTTAGAGTGCGTTTTACAAGTGTTACATGGAGCAGGAGAAACACTATATCATGGCTGGCCTTTGGTACTTGGTATTATTGGAGCAGTATCTGATCATCACGg AGAAGCTTTAGTTCGTATAGCATTTCAGTGTTTACAATTGGTAGTAACTGATTTCCTACCAGTAATGCCTTGGCGATGTCTTCCACTTTGTGTTGACACAGCCGCAAAATTCGGTTCTCAGACgcaagaattaaatatttcattaactgCTGTCGGATTAATG TGGAATATAagcgattatttttatcaaaaccAAGAGAAGCTTTGTGTATCTCTGAAAGGAGATTCATCGTCGGTGTTTCCGGATTTTCCTGGTACAACAAATATGCCACCTTTTGACAAACTTTGGATGTGTTTATATGCAAGATTAG GTGACTTATGTGTGGATCCTCGGCCCGCCGTGCGCAAATCAGCTAGTCAAACTCTGTTTTCTACAATATCTGCACATGGTAGTTTGTTACATCAGCCGACATGGCAAGCTGTACTTTGGCAGGTTCTTTTTCCATTGCTAGATAAAGTAAGAAGTTTATCTAATTCCGCCAGTAGTGAGAAGGTAGATACTAGTGGAAACATACTTATTCATCACAGTAGAAATACAGCACAGAAGCAGTGGGCGGAAACGCag GTATTGACTTTGAGTGGCGTTGGAAGAGTATTTAATACCAAGCGGCAGTTGTTACAAATGTTGGGCGATTTTCCTAGAGCTTGGTCtcttttgttagaatttatagaaaattctgcACTTAGTAAAAATAACGAG GTATCATTGGCAGCTTTAAAATCATTTCAAGAGATTTTATATCTCCAAAAAGGAAGTGACAATAACGAAGTGATTCAATCAAACGATTCTGAAGCATTATGGATCGTTGCATGGCGTGTGTGGTTGAATATTGGAATGGAAAGTACAACACCTCCTCAAGAAGGGGAAACGGAACCTTATGTACCATCACAAGCATTTTTAACAGCATTGGTTCATATATTTCCAGCTGTTTTCCAACACATCAGAAACAA attcaCTGGTCCAGATTTGCAAAAACTTTGCATTGTGTTAAAAAATGCAGTTGCAGTTCCAGTACATGGTGAATCAACGCCATATATTTTGCCTACAATGCCAGATGTAGTTCTCACTCATTTACAAGATGGTGTACTTCATTCAATGGAGCTTTTACAAAaa GAAGCATTAAATGGACCCGATAATTTGCGAACaatgattgttttaatatttcttcagCTTTTGAGTTTTTCAAAGCTGGCTTGTGAAGCTCCCACCTATGGTAAAATCCCAACGAAACACATCTCTCAAATTAGAGGCGTATCT gcTGATTGGGTGACTATGAATTATGTTCCTTTTGGAGAGAAAGCTTTATCAATGGTTGTAACATTATATCAAAAGACAGCACCTGAAATGGCAGTTATAGATGGACAAGTTTTAAAGCATATTATAGAAGCGTTGCACGTGCCTTTGTCAATGAAGTATGCTTGCCCGTCACCAACAACTTGGAAATTGGCTGTTACTAGTTTGCTTGCTGTTTTACATACTGGCTTACCTTTAGCCAGGAAATATCCAgaacaatttcaaaatatgtgGCCGGAACTAGCGAATACATTAGATGATTTCCTATTTCCGAAAAG tatattaaatatagaacGAGGTGTCGAAGAAATTCAAGCGGATGAAGCTGTAGATTGTCAAGTGATGGAACTTTTACGAGATGAGGTTTTACCACATTCTCAATACATACCTCATCAGTTTATTTTGCGAGTAGTTATGTTATTAAACAAAGGGTCCATACACTCAGCGACTACAACAAATATTG AAAATAGCGGCGAAACTAAGTTAAGAGAGGAATTCGCAAAAACATGTTTTGAAACATTACTTCAGTTTTCTCTATTGGACGGACTAAATAATGAATCAGATCATGACACAACCAAAAGTCCTGAAAACGATGAAGGAGGTGTTGCTGGACGGTTAGCCGTCACTGCGCTTCTTCATAGGTTTCAAGAAGTTTTACGACGATATATTGAAAACGAGAGGCGAAGTGGAAAATGTCCACTACCTAG GTACAGATTAtcagaaatttcttttgttctgAAAGCTGTTGCAACACTTGTGGTTTCTCTGAAAAAAGCACCACCTAACAAAG ttgAAAGATCAGTTTGGGAACAACTGATTGGACTATATCCTTGTCTAGTAGAATGTACAATAGCTACGGCGTCAGGTCAAGTATCAAGATCTTTGCGAGAAGCTTTACTACAATATCATGATCTATTGAGACCACCGCTTCATAGTTCCGCAACATCCAATGGTGTTTGA
- the LOC132913120 gene encoding protein MON2 homolog isoform X2, with protein sequence MASSAIGTNSENTSKFLESLQTDLKVLASETKKKYPQIKESCEEGIAKIRTASNTSGAPIYYIVNQILYPLVQGCESKDVKIIKFCLTMMQKLITQQAIDQKGARYITDTLWMLMESGTEEVKVLQTVTLLLTSNTVVHGETLARNLVLCFRLHFTKDSTTINTAGATVRQLVSLVFERVVAEDEQSPDQEDSDEINLEELKIPTNQAPKSLGPCAADAYLMFQDLVQLVNADQPYWLIGITEMTRTFGLELLESVLTNFSSVFFKHPEFSFLLKERVCALVIKLFSPNIKYRNSVPASLQQATPLDKPYFPISMRLLRVVSILIQKYHSLLVTECEIFLSLIVKFLDPDKPTWQRALALEVLHKMTVQSDLLTNFCECYDLKPHATNIFQDIVNSLGAYVHSLFVNPQMMNQTNITTSTTIPQSTASPLFTGMPIGPGVSPQPGFYSRGIWLPVVATFTSGQAKSTYLDMLDKVEPPQIPIGYGISVAYACLLDIIRSIALAINGTNEVVTGNQLYKPNEFERKLHTQLINSSWCGLLAALSPLIDASTDESATENVLKAIQTFASLCGQLELQTPRDAFITAICKASLPPHYALTVLYNAPQGIPSARQQESTQYNVTIGEPDYRQQVVAVGTPLPTASLPVGAHQGPVMLTAKNLQCMRALLSLAHCHGSILGGAWHLVLTTLQHLVWILGLKPSTGGSLKAGRTAADPNAVLTNAVMADLPVLSAMLSRLFESSQHLDDVALHHLIDALCKLSHEAMELAYSNREPSLFAVAKLLETGLVNLPRVEVLWRPLTNHLLEVCQHPHIRMREWGVEAITYLVKMALQHKYPQPLRDNQKLQTLLLGPLSELSSVRHGDVRQRQLECVLQVLHGAGETLYHGWPLVLGIIGAVSDHHGEALVRIAFQCLQLVVTDFLPVMPWRCLPLCVDTAAKFGSQTQELNISLTAVGLMWNISDYFYQNQEKLCVSLKGDSSSVFPDFPGTTNMPPFDKLWMCLYARLGDLCVDPRPAVRKSASQTLFSTISAHGSLLHQPTWQAVLWQVLFPLLDKVRSLSNSASSEKVDTSGNILIHHSRNTAQKQWAETQVLTLSGVGRVFNTKRQLLQMLGDFPRAWSLLLEFIENSALSKNNEVSLAALKSFQEILYLQKGSDNNEVIQSNDSEALWIVAWRVWLNIGMESTTPPQEGETEPYVPSQAFLTALVHIFPAVFQHIRNKFTGPDLQKLCIVLKNAVAVPVHGESTPYILPTMPDVVLTHLQDGVLHSMELLQKEALNGPDNLRTMIVLIFLQLLSFSKLACEAPTYGKIPTKHISQIRGVSADWVTMNYVPFGEKALSMVVTLYQKTAPEMAVIDGQVLKHIIEALHVPLSMKYACPSPTTWKLAVTSLLAVLHTGLPLARKYPEQFQNMWPELANTLDDFLFPKSILNIERGVEEIQADEAVDCQVMELLRDEVLPHSQYIPHQFILRVVMLLNKGSIHSATTTNIENSGETKLREEFAKTCFETLLQFSLLDGLNNESDHDTTKSPENDEGGVAGRLAVTALLHRFQEVLRRYIENERRSGKCPLPRLSEISFVLKAVATLVVSLKKAPPNKVERSVWEQLIGLYPCLVECTIATASGQVSRSLREALLQYHDLLRPPLHSSATSNGV encoded by the exons ATGGCGAGTTCAGCTATCGGAACTAATTCAGAAAATACTTCAAAATTTTTGGAATCGTTACAAACTGACTTGAAAGTCCTCGCCTCtgagacgaagaagaaatatccacaAATCAAGGaa TCATGCGAAGAAGGAATTGCAAAAATAAGGACAGCTTCGAATACTTCGGGTGCTccaatttattatattgttaatcAAATCTTATATCCTTTGGTTCAAGGTTGTGAGagtaaagatgtaaaaattataaag tTTTGTTTAACTATgatgcaaaaattaattacacaaCAAGCTATTGATCAAAAGGGTGCTCGTTATATCACAGATACGTTATGGATGTTAATGGAATCTGGAACAGAAGAAGTTAAAGTTTTACAAACTGTAACTCTTTTACTAACTAGCAACACTGTGGTTCATGGAGAAACACTTGCAaga AATTTAGTTCTATGTTTTCGcttacattttacaaaagatTCTACAACAATTAACACAGCAGGTGCCACAGTAAGACAGTTAGTGTCATTAGTATTTGAGCGTGTAGTTGCAGAAGATGAACAAAGTCCTGATCAAGAAGATtcagatgaaataaatttggaggaattaaaaattcctacTAATCAGGCACCTAAAAGTTTAGGACCATGTGCTGCTGATGcatatttaatgtttcaa GACTTAGTACAATTAGTAAATGCAGATCAACCTTACTGGCTAATTGGGATTACAGAAATGACACGTACCTTTGGACTAGAATTGCTAGAATCTgttctaacaaatttttcatcagTATTTTTTAAG CATCCAGAATTTAGCTTTCTACTAAAGGAAAGAGTGTGTGCccttgtaattaaattattttccccTAATATCAAATATCGCAATTCGGTACCAGCATCACTACAACAAGCTACACCTTTAGATAAACCTTATTTTCCTATTAGCATGCGACTCCTTCGAgttgtttctattttgatacaaaaatatcattcTCTTTTG GTGACAGAATGTGAGATATTTTTATCCctaattgttaaatttttggATCCTGATAAACCAACATGGCAAAGAGCCTTAGCTTTAGAAGTTTTACATAAAATGACAGTACAATCTGATCTTCTTACAAATTTCTGTGAATGTTATGACTTAAAACCTCATGCAACCaacatttttcaagatattgTCAATAGCTTAGGTGCCTATGTACATAGTCTTTTTGTTAATCCTCAAATGATGAACCAAACCAATATAA CGACAAGTACAACGATTCCACAAAGTACGGCTTCTCCGTTATTTACGGGAATGCCTATAGGTCCTGGTGTTTCACCTCAACCTGGTTTTTATTCACGCGGCATTTGGTTGCCGGTAGTTGCGACATTTACAAGTGGTCAAGCTAAATCaacata tCTGGACATGCTTGATAAAGTTGAACCGCCACAGATTCCTATCGGCTATGGAATAAGTGTAGCGTATGCATGCTTATTAGACATTATACGATCCATAGCTCTCGCAATCAATGGTACTAATGAAGTTGTAACTGGAAATCAATTGTACAAACCTAATGAATTTGAACGAAAACTTCATACTCAGCTCATTAATTCTAGTTGGTGTGGCTTGTTAGCAGCATTAAGTCCTCTTATAGATGCAAG CACTGATGAATCTGCAACAGAAAATGTGTTAAAAGCAATTCAAACTTTTGCATCGCTGTGTGGACAATTAGAATTGCAGACTCCGCGTGACGCTTTCATTACTGCAATATGTAAAGCATCATTGCCTCCTCATTACGCTTTGACTGTGTTGTACAATGCTCCTCAAGGTATACCGAGTGCAAGGCAACAAGAATCCACTCAGTACAATGTGACTATTGGTGAACCAGATTATAGACAACAGGTTGTAGCTGTTGGTACTCCTCTACCCACTGCATCTCTACCAGTTG GTGCACATCAAGGTCCAGTTATGTTAACGGCaaaaaatttacaatgtaTGCGTGCATTATTATCACTTGCACATTGCCATGGAAGCATACTTGGTGGTGCATGGCATTTGGTACTTACGACACTACAACATCTTGTCTGGATACTTGGTTTGAAGCCTTCTACCGGAGGATCCTTAAAGGCGGGAAGAACCGCTGCCGATCCAAATGCAGTACTTACAAATGCAGTTATGGCAGATTTGCCTGTACTTAGCGCCATGCTTAGCAGGCTATTCGAAAGTAGTCAACACCTTGATGATGTAGCTTTACATCACTTGATAGACGCACTTTGCAAGTTGAGCCACGAAGCTATGGAATTAGCTTACTCTAATAGA GAACCCTCCCTATTTGCTGTGGCTAAACTTTTAGAAACTGGTTTGGTAAACTTACCACGGGTAGAAGTTTTATGGAGACCATTAACAAATCACTTGCTGGAAGTTTGTCAACATCCGCATATTCGTATGAGAGAATGGGGAGTCGAAGCTATTACATATCTCGTAAAAATGGCACTTCAACACAAATATCCACAACCTTTGCGCGATAATCAA AAATTGCAGACTTTACTTTTAGGACCATTATCAGAATTATCATCAGTTCGCCATGGAGATGTAAGACAACGACAGTTAGAGTGCGTTTTACAAGTGTTACATGGAGCAGGAGAAACACTATATCATGGCTGGCCTTTGGTACTTGGTATTATTGGAGCAGTATCTGATCATCACGg AGAAGCTTTAGTTCGTATAGCATTTCAGTGTTTACAATTGGTAGTAACTGATTTCCTACCAGTAATGCCTTGGCGATGTCTTCCACTTTGTGTTGACACAGCCGCAAAATTCGGTTCTCAGACgcaagaattaaatatttcattaactgCTGTCGGATTAATG TGGAATATAagcgattatttttatcaaaaccAAGAGAAGCTTTGTGTATCTCTGAAAGGAGATTCATCGTCGGTGTTTCCGGATTTTCCTGGTACAACAAATATGCCACCTTTTGACAAACTTTGGATGTGTTTATATGCAAGATTAG GTGACTTATGTGTGGATCCTCGGCCCGCCGTGCGCAAATCAGCTAGTCAAACTCTGTTTTCTACAATATCTGCACATGGTAGTTTGTTACATCAGCCGACATGGCAAGCTGTACTTTGGCAGGTTCTTTTTCCATTGCTAGATAAAGTAAGAAGTTTATCTAATTCCGCCAGTAGTGAGAAGGTAGATACTAGTGGAAACATACTTATTCATCACAGTAGAAATACAGCACAGAAGCAGTGGGCGGAAACGCag GTATTGACTTTGAGTGGCGTTGGAAGAGTATTTAATACCAAGCGGCAGTTGTTACAAATGTTGGGCGATTTTCCTAGAGCTTGGTCtcttttgttagaatttatagaaaattctgcACTTAGTAAAAATAACGAG GTATCATTGGCAGCTTTAAAATCATTTCAAGAGATTTTATATCTCCAAAAAGGAAGTGACAATAACGAAGTGATTCAATCAAACGATTCTGAAGCATTATGGATCGTTGCATGGCGTGTGTGGTTGAATATTGGAATGGAAAGTACAACACCTCCTCAAGAAGGGGAAACGGAACCTTATGTACCATCACAAGCATTTTTAACAGCATTGGTTCATATATTTCCAGCTGTTTTCCAACACATCAGAAACAA attcaCTGGTCCAGATTTGCAAAAACTTTGCATTGTGTTAAAAAATGCAGTTGCAGTTCCAGTACATGGTGAATCAACGCCATATATTTTGCCTACAATGCCAGATGTAGTTCTCACTCATTTACAAGATGGTGTACTTCATTCAATGGAGCTTTTACAAAaa GAAGCATTAAATGGACCCGATAATTTGCGAACaatgattgttttaatatttcttcagCTTTTGAGTTTTTCAAAGCTGGCTTGTGAAGCTCCCACCTATGGTAAAATCCCAACGAAACACATCTCTCAAATTAGAGGCGTATCT gcTGATTGGGTGACTATGAATTATGTTCCTTTTGGAGAGAAAGCTTTATCAATGGTTGTAACATTATATCAAAAGACAGCACCTGAAATGGCAGTTATAGATGGACAAGTTTTAAAGCATATTATAGAAGCGTTGCACGTGCCTTTGTCAATGAAGTATGCTTGCCCGTCACCAACAACTTGGAAATTGGCTGTTACTAGTTTGCTTGCTGTTTTACATACTGGCTTACCTTTAGCCAGGAAATATCCAgaacaatttcaaaatatgtgGCCGGAACTAGCGAATACATTAGATGATTTCCTATTTCCGAAAAG tatattaaatatagaacGAGGTGTCGAAGAAATTCAAGCGGATGAAGCTGTAGATTGTCAAGTGATGGAACTTTTACGAGATGAGGTTTTACCACATTCTCAATACATACCTCATCAGTTTATTTTGCGAGTAGTTATGTTATTAAACAAAGGGTCCATACACTCAGCGACTACAACAAATATTG AAAATAGCGGCGAAACTAAGTTAAGAGAGGAATTCGCAAAAACATGTTTTGAAACATTACTTCAGTTTTCTCTATTGGACGGACTAAATAATGAATCAGATCATGACACAACCAAAAGTCCTGAAAACGATGAAGGAGGTGTTGCTGGACGGTTAGCCGTCACTGCGCTTCTTCATAGGTTTCAAGAAGTTTTACGACGATATATTGAAAACGAGAGGCGAAGTGGAAAATGTCCACTACCTAG ATTAtcagaaatttcttttgttctgAAAGCTGTTGCAACACTTGTGGTTTCTCTGAAAAAAGCACCACCTAACAAAG ttgAAAGATCAGTTTGGGAACAACTGATTGGACTATATCCTTGTCTAGTAGAATGTACAATAGCTACGGCGTCAGGTCAAGTATCAAGATCTTTGCGAGAAGCTTTACTACAATATCATGATCTATTGAGACCACCGCTTCATAGTTCCGCAACATCCAATGGTGTTTGA